Part of the Cellulomonas hominis genome, TCGCGAAGCCGATGGCCCGCTGGGTGCCGCTCGACCCGCCGACCGAGATCCTCGGCGCCGGCGAGCGCGAGGAGGGCGCCAAGCGGCCGTCGTTCGCCGTCGCGCTGACCGTCGTGCTGATGCCGGTCGTGCTCATGCTCGCCCGGACGCTCGCCGAGACCGTCGGGTTCCAGGACTCCGGCGTCGGCCAGGTGCTCGACTTCGTCGGGACGCCGCTGGTGGCGCTGCTCATCACCGCGCTGGCGTCGCTGGTGCTGCTCGGGTCCGCGCAGGGCCGCACGCGCAGCCAGATCAGCAAGCTCGTGGACTCGTCGTTCGCGCCGATCGCCTCGATCCTGCTGATCGTGGGCGCCGGCGGCGGCTTCAAGGAGACCCTCGTGGACTCCGGCGTCGGCGACGTGATCGCCGGCGGGCTGGCGGACGCCCCGATCTCCCCGCTGCTCGCGGCGTGGCTGGTCGCGGTGCTGATCCGCGTGGCCACCGGCTCCGCGACGGTCGCGACGATCACCGCGGCCGGGATCGTGGCGCCGCTGGCCGAGGGCCTGTCGCCGACGCACGTGGCGCTCATGGTGCTGGCCATCGGCGCGGGCTCGGTGTTCCTCAGCCACGTGAACGACGCCGGCTTCTGGCTGGTCAAGGAGTACTTCAAGATGACGGTCGGCCAGACGTTCAAGACGTGGTCCCTCATGGAGTGCGTCCTGTCGGTCACGGCCCTGATCGTGGTCCTGCTGCTGAGCCTGGTGATCTAGCGGGGGCCGGTCGCCAGGCCGAGGTCGAGGTCGACGGTTTCGCGGGACACGCCGCGGCGACATGCCGGGGCGCGCGCGGAACCGTCGACCTCGCCGCACCTCGGCCGGGAGGGCGGCGGCGTCAGCGCGGGGCCAGGCCGTGGGTGGCCGGGCCCTCCAGGACCGAGCCGTCCGCCGCGAAGCGGCTGCCGTGCAGCGGGCAGTCGAAGGACCGCTCCACCTCGTTCCACGTCACGACGCCCCCGAGGTGCGGGCACACCGCGGAGAACCGCCGGGTCACGCCGCCGACGGTGCACACCGCCTCCGGCCGGACGCCCGCTCGCTCGACGCCGCCCTGGCCCTCCGGCGGGTCCGGCCTCCGCCCGGCGGCGGGGCGCGGGGCGGTCCAGCCGCCCGCGAGGCGCCGCCCGACGCCGGCGTTCAGCCGCACGGCTTCGCCGAGACCGGCGACCTCGTGCCGGCCCCACGGCCGCCACGCCTCGGCCCACCGCGGCGGGTGGTCGCCGAGCAGCTCGGCCGCGAGCACGAGCGACGCCGCGACGGCGGTGGTCATCCCCCACTTCGCGTACCCGGTGGCGACGTGCAGCCGCGGGTCCAGGGGCAGCAGCCGGCCGACCAGGGGCAGGCCGTCGGCGGCGGCGTAGTCCTGCGCGGACCACACGTGCGTGAGCTCCGCGCCGGGGACGTGGCGGTGGGTCCACTCCAGGAGCTCCCGCACGGAGGCCCCGGTGGGCACGCGCCGGCCCACGGGGTGCCCCGCGCCACCGACCAGCAGCGCGTCCGGGCCGTCCGCGCCGGCGGGCGTCGACCGGATCGAGCGCGTCTCGGCGTCCACCGAGATCGCCATGCTCGCCGGCGGCGGCTCCGGCACGCGGAACGCGAGCGCGTAGGACCGCAGCGCGTGCAGCCGGGCGAACGCGCCGCCGCGGTCGAGGATCGGCGTCCCGGTGGCGAGCACCACGGCGTCGCAGGTCACGTCCCCCGCGGTGGTGCGCAGCACGGCCCGCCCGGTGCGGCTCGTGAGGCCCCGGCCGTGGTGCATGCCGAGGACGCGCACGCCCTCGACCACGCGACCGCCGCGGGCGACGACGTCGGCCGCGAGCGCGCCGAGCACGTCGAGCGGGTCGACCTGCGCCTGGTCGGCCAGCCCGATGGCCCCGGTGACGGGCAGGGGCAGGTCGGTGCGTCGTCGCCAGCCGACCGGCACGCCGGCCCGGCGCGCGGCCTCGAGCTCGGCCTCCACCCGGTCCCGGCCGTCGGCGGTCGTGGCGAACGTGACGGCCTCGCGGCGCTGGTACGGCACGTCGTGGTCGTCGAGGTACCGGAGCAGCCAGTCCATGCCCTCGGCGGACCCCTCCGCGTAGGCGGCGGCCACCCGGTCGTCGTGCTGCTCGGCCAGCGACGCGAGCCGGTCGCCCTGCAGCAGGCTGATCTTCGCGGTGCTCCGGCCCGTCGTCCCGGCGCCGACGGTCCGGGCCTCGAGGACGAGCACCCGCAGCCCGGCGCGGGTGAGCAGCAGCGCGGTGGTCAGGCCGGTCAGCCCGGCACCGACCACGACGACGTCGGCGGGCTCGTCCGCCGGGCGCGGGTCGGTGCCGGGCGCGAGGTGGTGCGGGTGGGCCGGCGCCGGGCGCCGGTCCCACCAGAGGGACGTCCGGGAGACCACCTCGACGCCCCGGCCCGGTCAGCCGGCGGGCGGCGTCGGCGGGGTGGGCGGGGTCGTCGGCGCCGGCGGCGTGACGGGGGTGGTCGGCGTCGTGCCGGCCGGGGGCGTCGTCCGCACGTCGACGTCGTCGTCCCCGTCGCCCTTCGTGCGCGCGACCGCGCCCTTCACGGCCTCGACGGCCTTGTCCTTGAGCGCCGCACCCTGGTCCTTCGCGAACCGGGCGGCCGACGACTCCAGGTCGTCCACGGTGGACTGCACGCGCGGGTCCTGCCAGGCGTCGGACGCCCAGCCCTTGATCTTCTCGAACTGCGCGCGGCCCGCGCGGGTCCCGAGCACGTAGCCCACCCCCGCGCCGAGGACGAATGCCAGCTTGCCCTTCATGCCCTACCTCCGGTTCCGCTCGTCCTGGTGGTCCGACCGAGCGTAGGCGCGGGGGTCGCGGCCCGCCCGGCGAGCGCGCGACCCCCGCCGGCCCTACTTCACCGCCCCGTGATGCCGTAGAGGAACTCGCCCCAGGACACCAGGAAGATCACCGACGACACCGTGAGGAAGCCGTTCCGGGCGAGCGGCAGCGCGACGGACCGGAATGTGCGCAGGGTGGCGGCGCCGTCGATGTGGGCGGCCTCCTCGATGGACACCGGGATCTGCCCGAAGAACGGCCGACCTGCTCGCGGCCCGCGTCGCGGGGGGCGAGGGGCCGCCGACGGAGGTGTTCACGGACTGCTCGCTGGTGGTCCGCCGGTCGGCCTGACCTGGCGGATCGCGCCGCAGGGCCGGTGGACGGCGGCGCTGCAGGGACGCTACGCTCGGGTCATCACGATCAGCCCGTCACCGTCAGGTGGCGGGCTGATTTTCTGAGGTCGGAGGCGTGATGGGCGAGTACACCAAGCCGTGGAACTCGCTCGACCAGCAGGTCCGCAAGCTCGCCGATCGCGGCGTCGACGTCGAGCCGGCGGAACGGACCGCGGCGCTCCTGCGCGCCGTCGGCTACTACCGGCTCACCGGCTACCTGTACCCGTTCCAGCGGTCCGAGCAGCACAGGGACGAGCACGGGCGCACGACCACGACCGTCCTCAGCGACTACCGGCCCGGGGCGTCGATCGAGCACGTGGCGCAGGTCATCGAGTTCGACCGCCGGCTCCGCCTGCTCGTCCTGGACGGGGTGGAGCGGATCGAGGTCGCCGCGCGGATGCAGGTCGGCTACGCGCTCGGGCGGCGGTCCGCGTTCGCCCACCTCGACCCTGCCACGTTCGTCCCCTCGTTCGTCCAGCACCGGACGGACGAGCGCACGGGCTGGGCGACGCGCCCGAGCAGGCACGCCGAATGGCTGGAGCGCGTGGCACGGCGCCGGGACGGCTCGGACGAGGCGTTCGTCGCGCACTTCCGCGAGAAGTACGACGGCCAGATGCCGATCTGGGCGCTGACCGAGATCCTCGAGCTCGGACACCTGTCCCGCCTCTACCAGGGCCTCGTGGACGACGCCGCACGGGAGATCGCCGAGGCGTTCGGTGTGCCGACGAAGCGGTTGATGTCGAGCTGGCTCGCGAGCCTGAACTACGTGCGCAACGTCGCGGCGCATCACGCCCGTCTGCTCAACCGCCGCTTGCAGCACGCGCCGAGCCGGCCCCGGCCCGGGCTCGCGCCGCTGCTCGACCACCTCCGCGCCGCCGACCACCCCCAGGGTGCGTTCGGCGCGTACAACGCTCTGGCCGTGATCGCCTACCTCCTGCGGTCGCTCGACGCGCACGAGCACTGGTGCCGCCGCCTCGTGGCACTGCTCGACGCGTTCCCGGCGTCGGCGCCGCTGCCCCTCGCCGCCCTCGGGATGCCGGAGGGGTGGCGCGATCTGGACCTGTGGCGGCCGGGCCGCACCGGCTGAGGGTCTCCCGCTCGGGGCCGCGCGGGCGTACCGTCCGGACATGACGCCCAAGGTGCCCAAGGATGTGTACGAGGCGGAGCTGTTCCGGCTGCAGTCCGAGCTGGTCCACCTCCAGGAGTGGGTCCGGACGACCGGGGCCCGCGTGGTGGTCGTCTTCGAGGGCCGCGACGCGGCCGGCAAGGGCGGCACGATCAAGCGGATCACCGAGTACCTGAGCCCCCGGGTCGCGCGGATCGCGGCGCTGCCGGCCCCGACCGAGCGCGAGCGCGGGCAGTGGTACTTCCAGCGGTACATCACGCACCTGCCCGCCCGCGGGGAGATCGTGCTGTTCGACCGGTCCTGGTACAACCGCGCCGGCGTCGAGACGGTCATGGGGTTCTGCACGCCGCAGGAGCGCGCCCGGTTCCTGCAGCAGACGCCGGGGTTCGAGCAGATGCTCATCGACGACGGCATCCTGCTGCGCAAGTACTGGTTCTCCGTGTCCGACGCGGAGCAGCTGCGCCGGTTCAAGTCCCGCCGGAACGACCCGGTGCGCCGGTGGAAGCTCAGCCCGATGGACCTGGAGTCCATCACGCGGTGGGAGGACTACTCCCGCGCGAAGGACGAGATGTTCGCGCACACCGACCTGCCGACCAGCCCCTGGTTCGTCGTGGAGTCCGACATCAAGCGGAACGCGCGGCTCAACATGATCGCGCACCTGCTCGGGTCGATCCCGTACCACCCGGTCGACGGCACGCCCATCGAGCTGCCGGACCGGCCGGCGGCCACCTCGGGGTACGAGCGGCCGCCGCGGGACCTCGCGCGGCCGGTGCCGGACCACGCCGCGAGCCTGGTCGGCGACCCCGAGCGCGACGACTGAGGCGGTACCGTCGCGGGCGATGACGACGCTCGCGATCACCCCCGACGACCCGCGCTCCCCCGACGTGCGGGCCCTGCTGACCCGGCACCTGGAGCTCATGCACGAGCAGAGCCCGCCGGAGGACGTGCACGCCCTCGACGTGGACGCGCTGACCGCGCCGCACGTGACGTTCGTCAGCGCCCGCGACGGGGCCGGCGGCGAGCTGCTCGGCGTCGGGGCGATCACCGAGATCTCGCCCGGTCACGGCGAGATCAAGTCGATGCACACCGCAGCCGCGGCCCGGCGGCGCGGGGTGGCCGGCGCGCTGCTGGACCACCTGCTCGCCCTCGCGGACGCCCGGGGGTACGCGCGGGTCAGCCTGGAGACCGGGACCGAGGACGGGTTCGCGGCCGCGCGGGCGCTGTACGCCCGCGCCGGGTTCGCGGAGTGCCCGCCGTTCGGGTCCTACCGGGAGAGCCCGAGCTCGGTGTTCCTCACGCGGGAGTCGCGGCCGGCGTGACGGGCGCCCTGCCGCGGTGGCGGGCCGGGGCGCGCGGACCTACCGTCGTCACGGCCGGTAGTCCAGACCATGGAGGAGACGTGGTGCACAGCGGCGACGGGCCAGCCCGGCCGGAGTCCGACGCGGGCCTGGTGTCGTCCGTCCCCCCGGACCGGTTCACGCCGGTGCGCGCGTGGGCCCTGGACTCGGTCACCGACCTGGCCCGCGTGCGGCGCGAGCTGCTCGACGAGGTCACCGCCGCGCACGCCGCCCCGCAGCTCACCCTCGGCCGGGTGCCGGAGAACATGGTGCTCGTGGCGTCCGAGCTCGCCACCAACGCCCTGCAGCACGGCCTGCCGCCGACCGTCCTGTCGCTGCACACCGACGAGCGGGACTACCTGCTGGACGTGTGCGACAGCGACCTGGAGTCCATCCCCATGCTCGCCGGGGAGCGCCCGGTCGGGGCCGGGGGCTTCGGCCTGCTGATCGCCCGGCGCCTGTCGCAGGACGTCGGCTGGTACACCGCGGAGTCGACGAAGCACGTCTGGGCGATCTTCCCCGCGCAGGGCTGACCTCCGCCGCCCGGCTGGACCCCGGCCGACCCGGGCCGCGACCTGGGCGCGTCCCGGCCGCCGCGCCCGCCTCCGTGATCGCTGCTTGACACCCGGAGCCTCCGCGCGCTTCACTTTGAAGCGCATCAATTGAAACGCTTCACTCGCGGACCGCCGCACGACGGCCGCACGATCACCGCCGATCGACAGGAGACACGGGTTCGATGGAGACCTCACGGAGCGGCGCAGCCGCCGCCATCCCGGGCAGGATCTGGTACCGCACGACGGTCGCCGGCATGGCGTCCTACCTGGACGCCGCCGCGATCATCAGCACCGGCACGGCGCTCGTCCTCTACCAGGAGCCGCTCGGGCTCACGTCCGGCGACATCGGCCGGCTCTCCGCGCTGCTCACCTTCATGATCGCGGTCGGCGCGCTCATCGGCGGGCGCCTCGGCGACCTGTACGGCCGCCGCCGCGTCTTCATGGTGACGATGGCCGTCTACACCGTCGGCGCCGCGCTCATGGTGGCCGCGGGCGGGCCGGGCCTGCTCTACGCCGGCGTCGTGCTGCTCGGCCTCGCGGTCGGCGCCGACCTGCCGGTGTCCCTGGCGATGATCGCGGAGGAGGCGCCCGAGGGCGCGCGCGGGAAGCTCATCTCGTTCTCGCACATCTTGTGGCTCGTCGGCATCCTCGCCGCCCAGCTCCTCGGCATCGTCGTCGGCGGCATGGGCGTCACCGGCGGCCGGCTGCTCTACGCGCACCTCACGGTGGTCGCGCTCGTCGTCATGGCGCTGCGGTCGCGGATGCCCGAGTCCCACCGGTGGGCGGCGGCGCACGGGGGCGCCGCGGGCGGCTCGGTCACCGGCGACGACGTCGACCTCGGCACGCTCAAGCGGCTGGTCACCGGCCCGTACCTCGCCCCGATGATCGCCGTCGCGCTGTTCTACGCGCTGGTCAACGTCGGCGCGAACACCGGCGGGCAGTTCAACACCTACATCTACGTCAACCTGGCCGGCTCCACGGTGCAGTTCGCGTCGACGGTCTCGTTCGTCACCTTCCTCATCGCGTTCGGCGCGACGTACCTGCTGATGCGGATCGTCGACGGCTCGAACCGCATGCGCTGGTTCGCGGGCATGGCAATCGCCTACACGGTGGCGTACGTCATCCCGGCCGTGCTGGGCGTCCAGGTGTGGACCCTGGTCACCATGGGGGTGATCGGCTCCATCGCCGGGGCCGTCGCCGGCGAGCCGATGTTCAAGATCTGGGCCCAGGAGCTCTTCCCGACGGTCTACCGCAGCACGGCCCAGGGCGTGATGATCGCGCTCACCCGCGTCGTCGCCGCGGTCGTGGCGCTCTGGACCCCGGCCCTGCTCGACGCCAGCCCGAGCATCCTGTTCTGGTTCGTCGCGGCCTGCATCGCGGCGGGCGGGCTCATCGGGGTGCTGTGGATCAACCGCTACCCGCGGGTCGCGGACGACGAGGTCGACCCCGCGCTGCCCGCCGCACCCTCGGCCGCCGAACCGCGGGACGGCGCCCGCGTGCGCTGACGCGCCCGCCCCCGGGGCGCCCGGCACCGCCGGGCGCCCCGCCACCTCGTACCCCAGCAGTCCCGGAGGACCCATGACCACGCCCGCCGCCCCCGTCGTCCGCGTCGAGCACCACCCCCAGCCCGCGCTGGGCATCGACGAGGCGCGCCCGCGGCTGTCCTGGTCCGTGGCGCACGCACCGGCGGCCTACCGGCAGGCGGCGGCGGAGGTCGCGTGGCGCGTCACCGCGCCGGACGGCACCGAGGTGGCCGCGGCGAGCTCCGTGCTCCCGACCGCCGACCAGGTGCTCGTGCCCTGGCCCGGCCCGGACCTCGAGCCCCGGCAGCGGGCCGTCGTGCGCGTGCGGACCCGGGACGTCGCGGGCGCCTGGGGGCCGTGGAGCGCCGAGGTGGTCGCCGAGCGCGGGCTCGCCGCAGCGGACTGGCGGGCTGCCCTCGTCGGCCCGGGGTACGCCGAGGGCTCCCGGGAGGAGCGCCGGGCGCCGCTGCTGCGCCACGAGTTCGACGTCGCGGGCGAGGTCCGCCACGCCCGCCTGCACGTCACGGCGCACGGGCTCGCCGAGGTGGAGCTCAACGGCGCGCGCGTGGGCGACCACGAGCTCGTGCCCGGCTGGACGCCGTACCACGACCGGCTCCGCACGGTCACCTACGACGTCACCGGGCTGGTCCGCGCGGGCCGGAACGCCGTCGGCGCCTGGCTCGCCGACGGCTGGTTCCGCGGCCGCTTCGGCTTCGAGGGCGGGACCTGGGACATCTACGGGACGCACGTCGGCCTGCTCGCCCAGCTCGAGGTCACCACCGCCGAGGGCACCACGGTCGTCGCGACGGGCGGCGACTGGCGCAGCGCGCCGGGGCCCCTCACGCGGGCGAGCCTGTACGACGGCGAGACGTTCGACGCCCGGCTGCTGCCGGCGGGGTGGTCCGGGCCGGGGTTCGACGACGGCGGCTGGCACCCGGTCGCGGTGCACCCCCTCGACCCCGCCGTGCTCGCCGCGCCCGACGGGCCGCCCGTGCGCTGCACCGCCGAGCTCGCCCCCGTGACCGTCACCCGGACCGGCCCGGGGTCCTACCTGCTCGACTTCGGCCAGAACCACTCGGGCCGGCTCCGGCTCCGCGTCCCGGAGGCGCCCGCGGGCACCGTCTTCCGGGCCCGGCACGCCGAGGTGCTCCAGGACGGGGCGCTGTACACCCGCACGCTGCGGGAGGCCGCGGCCACCGACGAGCTCGTGTCGGCCGGCGCGGCCCTGACCTGGGAGCCGCGCTTCACGGTGCACGGCTACCGCTACGCCGAGATCACCGGCTGGCCCGGGGAGCTGCGGCCCGGCGACGTCGTGTCCCGCGTGCTGCACTCCGACATGGACCGGACCGGCTGGTTCACGTCCTCCGACCCCGCGCTGGACCGGCTGCACGAGAACGTCGTCTGGAGCCTGCGGTCCAACTTCGTCGACATCCCGACCGACTGCCCGCAGCGCGACGAGCGGCTGGGGTGGACCGGCGACATCCAGGCGTTCGCCCCCACCGCCGCCTCCCTGTACGACGTGCACGGCTTCCTCGCCGACTGGTTCCGGACCCTCGCCTCCGAGCAGCGCCGGTTCGGGGGCACCGCGCCCGTCTACGCCCCGTGGATCCCCGGCGGGCGGTTCTGGCGCCCGGACCAGGACATCGCCGGCTGGGGCGACGCCGCCTCGCTCACCCCGCTGGCCCTGCACGAGCGGTCCGCCGACCGCGCGCTGCTCGAGCGGCAGTACGCGGGGGCGACGGCCTGGGTGGACAAGGTCGCCGCGCTCGCCGGGCCGACGCGCCTGTGGGACACCGGGCTCCAGCTCGGCGACTGGCTCGACCCGACCGCCCCGCCGGAGGACCCGCTGCAGGCCCGCACCGACCCCCACCTCGTCGCGACCGCCTACCTGGCCCGCTCGGCCTGGGCCGTCGCGCGCACCGCCGAAGTCATCGGGCGCGACGACGACGCCCGCCGCTACGACGCGCTCGCGGCCGAGGTGCGGGCCGCCTTCCGCGCGCGGTACCTCACCGACGACCCGCTGCACGACACGCAGACGGCGCACGCCCTGGCGATCGCGTTCGACCTGCTGCCCGACGACGCGGCGCGGCTGCGGGCGGGCCGGCGCCTGGCCGACCTGGTCCGCGCGGGCGGCGGCACCGTCGGGACCGGATTCGCCGGCACCCCGCTGGTCACCGACGCCCTGAGCGCGACCGGCCAGCTCGACGCCGCGTACGAGCTGCTCCTGGGCCGCACCTCGCCGTCCTGGCTCGCCATGGTCGACCTCGGCGCCACGACCATCTGGGAGCGGTGGGACAGCATGCTCCCCGACGGCACGGTGAACCCCGGCGAGATGACGTCGTTCAACCACTACGCGCTCGGGTCCGTGGCCGACTGGCTGCACCGGGTGGTGGGCGGGCTGGCGCCCGCGGCGCCGGGATACCGGCGGATCCGGGTGGCCCCGCGCCCGGGCGGCGGGCTGACGCACGCCACCGTCCGGCACCGCACGCCGTACGGCGAGGCGGCGGTGGCCTGGCGGGTGGACGGCGACGAGCTGCACGTGCGGTTCACGGTGCCCGTCGGGTCCGAGGCCGAGGTCGACGTGCCCGGCGCCGCGCCCCGCGTCGTCGGCCACGGCACGCACGAGCTGCGCGCGCCGCTGCTGGCGGGCGTCGCCGGCTGAGGCGCGGCCGGGCGGGGCCGGCGGGCCGCCCGGCGTCAGGCCGGCAGGGCGGGGGTGGACGCGCGCACGAGCAGGTGCGGCCGCAGGACGACCGCCTCGTGCCGGTGCTGCGCGGCGTCCCGCGCCTCGGCCACGACCAGCCGGGCGCCGTGCCGGCCCATCTCCGTGCCGGGCTGGGCCACCGTGGTGAGCGGCACCGGCAGGTCCCAGGCCGCCCGGTTGTCGTCGTAGCCCACGACCGCCACGTCCCCCGGCACGGCCAGACCCTCCGCGAGGAACGCCTGCAGGGCGCCCGCGGCGAGCAGGTCCGAGGCGGCCACGACGCCGTCGACCCGTCCGGCCCGGACGTCCGCGGCCAGACGGCGCCCGACCTCCCAGCCGTCGGCGCGGTTGATGGCGTCCGGCTGGTGCTCCGCCACGGCCACGAGCCCCGCCTCGGCCATGGCGCGCCGGAAGCCGGTGCGCCGGTCGTGCACGGGCCGCAGCACGTCCGGGCCGCCGACGAACACCAGCCGCCGGCGCCCGGCGTCCAGCAGGTGCCGGGTGGCGAGGTGCCCGCCGTGCTCGTTGTCCACGGCGACGCTGCAGAACCACGCCGCGGGGGCGGGGAAGTTCAGCAGGACCAGCGGCCGGTCCGACGAGCGCCCCCCGACGAGCGCCGCCATGTGCTCCTCGTCGCTCAGGGTGATCATGCTGCCGGCGACGCTCAGCTCCTCGAACAGCTCGAGGTTCCGGAGCTCCCGGCCGATCTCGTTCGCCCCGTCCGCGAGCAGGACGCTCATGCCGGCCCGCTCGGCCTCCTCGCCGGCGCCGCGCGCGATGTCGACGAACAGGGAGTTGCTCAGGTCGGTCATCGCCAGCCCGATCGCGGAGCTGCGGCCGCCCGCCAGCGAGCGCGCGAGCCGGTTCGGCCGGTAGGACAGCGCGCGCATCGCGTCCTCGACCCGGCTGCGCGTGACCTCGGTGACCCGCTCGGGGTGGTTGAGCACGTGGGACACGGTGCCCACCGACACGCCGGCGCGCGCGGCCACGTCCGCCATCGATGCGCGCCCCTCGACCGCGACGCCGCCGCCCGGCCCGCGTGCCTGTCGGCCCACACCCGCTCCCGTCGGTCCCGCCGGCCCCGCGGCCGGAGCCGGGACGCCCCGGCGCCCGCCACGGTAGCCGGTGCGCGGCGGGGCCGGGACCACACCGGCACCGCGCGGTGGGGTCGGGGTCAGCGGGTGTTCGCCCGGGTGTCCGTGGCCAGGGCGCGGAACGTGTCCGCGACCGGGGTGCGCACGCGGTCCAGGCCGCCGCGGCCGTCCTCGACCAGGTCCCACAGACCCATCGTCAGGAGGTGGTCGGACCGCGGGCCCGAGGCGTGCCTGTAGGTCCACTCGTACATGTCGAACACCGGCCACCACGTGTACCCGACGACCCGGTGCCCGACGGCCCGCAGCGCGCGGATCGCCGCGACGGACTCGTGCAGCCACGCGATGCGGTCGGCCCGCCCGGCGGTGACGGCGGTCTCGGTGAGCATGACGGGCGCCCCGTACCGGCGCTCGGCCTCGGTGAGCACCTCGACCAGCCCGGCCACCCCGGCGTCCTCGGTGGGCCGCGGGTCGGCGAAGCCGCCGCCGTGGTGCACGCCCTCCTCGAACACCTCGGTGGAGATGCGCGGGTAGTAGTTGACGCCCATGACGTCCGGCCGCACCGCCTGCTCGGCGAACCACGCGAGCGACGCGTCGTCCAGGCCGCCGCCGCGGAGCACGCCCAGCAGCGGGTGGCCCTCCCCGACGCGGCCCGTGACCAGGTCCTCGACGAGGTACGCCTGGTGCCGCAGCCGCTCGGCCCGGGCGCGGTGCTCGCCGTGCACGTCCCCCGAGTACCGCATCGAGGCGTCGACGTGCACGAACGTCGCTCGGTCGCCGAGCACCTCCGCGATGCCCTGCTGGGTGCGGACGAACCCCTCGCCGAGGCTGCGGACCATCGTGGTGAGCCCGGTGTCCCCGGTGAGGTACGGCGGCCAGTAGCCGTACACGCCGCAGAACAGCGCGTGGATCATCGGCTCGTTCACGGGCGTGTAGTCGGTGACGGTCTCCCCGTACCGCTCGGCGAACGCGACCGCGTACTCCGCGACCACCTTCGGGTAGTCGGGGTGCGCGAACTGCCGGTCCAGCCAGAGCGGGGTGCCGTAGTGCAGCAGGTCGACGACGGGCCGCAGCCCGAGCTCGCCGAACCGGTCGACCACCCGGTCCACCCACGACCAGTCCCACTGCCCCGGGGCGGGGCTGACCCGGTACCAGGGCACGCCCCAGCGCAGGAAGGTGGCCCCGGCGTCGACCGCGAGCTGCAGGTCGGAGGCGTACTTCGCGTAGTGGTCGGTCAGCTCGTACTCGTCGATCGCGCGCTCGCCGGGGCGGGTCTGCGGGACGAACGTGTCCTCGATGCCGAGGCCGAAGTGCAGCGCGCCGTCGTCGTACCAGCGCCGGTCCGGGGCCGTCACTTGAGCCCCGTGGTGGCGATCGACTCGATGAACCGCCGCTGCACGAACAGGAACGCGACGACCAGCGGCACGACCGCGACCAGCGCGCCGGCCATCATCACGCCGTAGGGCACGATGCCGCCGGGGCCCGTGAGCAGCGTCAGCCCGGAGGTGATGGTGCCCATCTCGCGCTGCGTGGTGAACACCAGCGGCCAGAGCAGGTCGTTCCAGTTGTTGACGAACACGAAGATCGCGAGCGTCATCAGCGCGGGCCGGGCGTTCGGCAGCACGATCTGCGTGAACACCCGCAGCTCGGACGCGCCGTCGATCCGCGCCGCGTTGTCGAGGTCCCGCGGCAGCGAGATGAAGAACTGCCGCAGGAAGAAGATCCCGAAGGCGTCGGCGGCGCGCGGCGCGATCAGGCCGGCGAACGTGTTGACCCAGCCCAGGTCGCTGACGATCTGGTAGACGGGGATGAGCGTGGCCTGGAACGGGATCATCAGCGTCGCGACGATCGCCACCAGCAGCGCCTTCCGGCCCGCGAAGTCGATCCGGGCGAGGGCGTAGGCGGCGAGCGAGTCGAACACCAGTGCGAACACGGTGACCCCGCCGGCGAACAGGAACGAGTTCGCGATGAGCCGGCCGAACGGCAGGTCGGCGAAGATCCGCTCGAAGTTCGCGGTGGTCCACGCGTCCGGCAGCAGCGTCGGCGGGAAGGCGTTCACCTCGGCCGTCGGCTTGAAGGCCGTGAACAGGACGATGGCGAGCGGCAGCAGCGCGACCAGCGTCGCGGCGACGACGGCGGCGG contains:
- a CDS encoding GntP family permease, translating into MSLLADGALLAAAAEDAAPAVSDTRLVVAAVLGIAVIVLLIVWLKLHPFLALMLGAGVLAVAAGLPYTDAFVSFTEGLGTTVAGVGILIALGAIIGKLLIESGGADQIVDSVLARTPVQRLPWAIAFAAFIIGIPLFFEVGVVLLVPVVMLVARRSKVSMITVGIPALAGLSALHGLVPPHPGPLIAIDALGADLGLTLGLGLLVAIPTVAISGPLLAKPMARWVPLDPPTEILGAGEREEGAKRPSFAVALTVVLMPVVLMLARTLAETVGFQDSGVGQVLDFVGTPLVALLITALASLVLLGSAQGRTRSQISKLVDSSFAPIASILLIVGAGGGFKETLVDSGVGDVIAGGLADAPISPLLAAWLVAVLIRVATGSATVATITAAGIVAPLAEGLSPTHVALMVLAIGAGSVFLSHVNDAGFWLVKEYFKMTVGQTFKTWSLMECVLSVTALIVVLLLSLVI
- a CDS encoding GNAT family N-acetyltransferase — protein: MTTLAITPDDPRSPDVRALLTRHLELMHEQSPPEDVHALDVDALTAPHVTFVSARDGAGGELLGVGAITEISPGHGEIKSMHTAAAARRRGVAGALLDHLLALADARGYARVSLETGTEDGFAAARALYARAGFAECPPFGSYRESPSSVFLTRESRPA
- a CDS encoding FAD-dependent oxidoreductase — protein: MVSRTSLWWDRRPAPAHPHHLAPGTDPRPADEPADVVVVGAGLTGLTTALLLTRAGLRVLVLEARTVGAGTTGRSTAKISLLQGDRLASLAEQHDDRVAAAYAEGSAEGMDWLLRYLDDHDVPYQRREAVTFATTADGRDRVEAELEAARRAGVPVGWRRRTDLPLPVTGAIGLADQAQVDPLDVLGALAADVVARGGRVVEGVRVLGMHHGRGLTSRTGRAVLRTTAGDVTCDAVVLATGTPILDRGGAFARLHALRSYALAFRVPEPPPASMAISVDAETRSIRSTPAGADGPDALLVGGAGHPVGRRVPTGASVRELLEWTHRHVPGAELTHVWSAQDYAAADGLPLVGRLLPLDPRLHVATGYAKWGMTTAVAASLVLAAELLGDHPPRWAEAWRPWGRHEVAGLGEAVRLNAGVGRRLAGGWTAPRPAAGRRPDPPEGQGGVERAGVRPEAVCTVGGVTRRFSAVCPHLGGVVTWNEVERSFDCPLHGSRFAADGSVLEGPATHGLAPR
- a CDS encoding Abi family protein, yielding MGEYTKPWNSLDQQVRKLADRGVDVEPAERTAALLRAVGYYRLTGYLYPFQRSEQHRDEHGRTTTTVLSDYRPGASIEHVAQVIEFDRRLRLLVLDGVERIEVAARMQVGYALGRRSAFAHLDPATFVPSFVQHRTDERTGWATRPSRHAEWLERVARRRDGSDEAFVAHFREKYDGQMPIWALTEILELGHLSRLYQGLVDDAAREIAEAFGVPTKRLMSSWLASLNYVRNVAAHHARLLNRRLQHAPSRPRPGLAPLLDHLRAADHPQGAFGAYNALAVIAYLLRSLDAHEHWCRRLVALLDAFPASAPLPLAALGMPEGWRDLDLWRPGRTG
- the ppk2 gene encoding polyphosphate kinase 2, with the translated sequence MTPKVPKDVYEAELFRLQSELVHLQEWVRTTGARVVVVFEGRDAAGKGGTIKRITEYLSPRVARIAALPAPTERERGQWYFQRYITHLPARGEIVLFDRSWYNRAGVETVMGFCTPQERARFLQQTPGFEQMLIDDGILLRKYWFSVSDAEQLRRFKSRRNDPVRRWKLSPMDLESITRWEDYSRAKDEMFAHTDLPTSPWFVVESDIKRNARLNMIAHLLGSIPYHPVDGTPIELPDRPAATSGYERPPRDLARPVPDHAASLVGDPERDD
- a CDS encoding ABC transporter permease subunit; this encodes MSIEEAAHIDGAATLRTFRSVALPLARNGFLTVSSVIFLVSWGEFLYGITGR
- a CDS encoding YtxH domain-containing protein translates to MKGKLAFVLGAGVGYVLGTRAGRAQFEKIKGWASDAWQDPRVQSTVDDLESSAARFAKDQGAALKDKAVEAVKGAVARTKGDGDDDVDVRTTPPAGTTPTTPVTPPAPTTPPTPPTPPAG
- a CDS encoding ATP-binding protein, whose translation is MHSGDGPARPESDAGLVSSVPPDRFTPVRAWALDSVTDLARVRRELLDEVTAAHAAPQLTLGRVPENMVLVASELATNALQHGLPPTVLSLHTDERDYLLDVCDSDLESIPMLAGERPVGAGGFGLLIARRLSQDVGWYTAESTKHVWAIFPAQG